The Gasterosteus aculeatus chromosome 18, fGasAcu3.hap1.1, whole genome shotgun sequence genome segment TCGGTCTTGCGAAGGAGGAGGTGCTTAAACCAGAGGTGGTGTCAGCGTTCAAAGACCTAGGTGGTAATGGAGAAAAGGTGCTCAAGTGCCACTTTGTCAGGCAGTCAGGATCTGTGTGGGAAGTCAGGCTTGAAGGTGTAAATGCCATTTGTAAAGTCCCTCCTGATGATGGCACTAAAATTTCCTCAGTGGAACCAATCGAAGTCCAGCAACAGGCTGGCCACATCTTGCAGATTGTGCCTGAGAAATCACTGCCAACACCCTCTCTACGTTATCACCAAGTAGAGTTTGTGAAGGGACAACGGTTAGAAGTCTACATCACAGCTATAAATGATGCTCAGACCTTTTGGTGTCAGCGCACGGACTCCGAAGACCTTGAGAAGGTTACATCGAGTGTCTCTAAACTTTTGGATGGGGCTCATCACAAACCCGTTGACCCGGGCTCTGTGTCCCGTGGCAGCCTATGTATCGCTCTCTTCTCAGACGATGGTTTTTGGTACCGTGCAGAGGTCATCGACAAAGATGGAGATGAGCTGTCGGTTCTCTTTGTGGACTATGGGAACGAGACCCAACTCAACTTTGCAGATGTGAGGGAAATGCCCCCTGACCTGATGGAAACCCCTCCACAGGCCTTCTTGTGCGAGCTTGAAGGCTTCGATGCTTCACGTGGATCCTGGGACAGCGGTGGAGTAGATGCATTGTCAATGCTTACAGCAGACAAAGTGTTACAGCTGACTGTCACCAGAGTAACGAGAGAAACGGGAACAGTCAAATGCCTCGTGAGGATGGAATGTGAAGGCCAGGTGATAAATGAGGCACTGAAAACCAGGTGGAGGGAAAACCAGCCGGGTGGTGTTGGAGCAACCACTTTGTACCAAACTTCGTTACAATGTGACTTGCCTGTGAAAGCGACTGCGCCACTCGAGGATCAACTTGAGCATGACAAAGGCCAAGACACGCAGGCCGCTGTTGCTAGCCTTTCCCGTCGGATAAACCAAAGTGACGAGCTCGACCCCCTCGGAGACGGGTTGCCATGTAATCGCATACAGGAAACCGGGTTACCTCAACTCCATGACAAAAGTGATCCACGTGTTCTGACCGTGAGCTGTGACAAGAGTGTGGTGGAAAATGAAGCTGAAGGGTTTTTCTTGGCAACCGACATGCGGCCAGATGACTTTAATCTTCAGTCAGATGAGAAGCCAGCGGAGGCCATAGGTCACCTCGCAATGACCGACTCCGAGGGAAACTTGGACATCATGAATTCGTCTCGTGAACAAGGTAATTTTATCTTTCGTCAACATTATGCTGCATTCGTGCTGGTCAAATAAGTAGCAAATATAAACATAATCATTTGTATGTGGAAAGTGGATGTGTAACAAAGAATCATTTTGTTTGCATTACCAGTCTTGTCCGAGGAAAGTGATAAAAGCACGGCTGCTATGGGAAGAGATACTGCTGTAAACAAAACGGATGCAGTGAAAATGGTAAGTTCACACTGCTGACTTGTGGGTAAATGCTCTTGATGGAATCAAATTGTGTGTTGTTCTTAAAAGGTTTCCTGTGAATCATTTTGGCCCAAGGAGAGCGTTGATCCGCTGGAGACACATGACCACGTTTCTAAAGACTTAAAACTGGTACTGGCACTTTGTTACCCCTTGCattggttttgtgtttttgtcatctTGTAGATTGCGACTGAAGTGGTGCTGTCCTGCTGTGTGCTTCGGCCGCTTGGTGAGGGATTCCTTCATATTACCGTGACACACTCACTGTGGATTCATTTTGAAACCAAATGTATTTTCACCAGAAACTCAAGCTGCAGGTGGAAATCGATTTAAATCGCAAAAATGTGCAATGTCTATTACCGTGTGTTCTGAAAGTGCTTTGTTTTTCATAGATGTTCCTACAGAGCAGGAGATGAACCTGGAAGATGGCGTCGCCAAGGAGACGCTGCCGTGTGTCAACGCACATGTTGAAGTAATGCTATAGAAAATCTGTATTctggatttgtgttttattcctTCTTGCGCAGTAAATTGTACATCATCTGGTTTTAGAATGACTCGATGACTGTGGCGGAGACTGTGGCTCCTCACGAGGCTGGATATTCAGGTTTCATGACAGTACAACATTGCACCCTCCTAATATCCCGTGTCAAATATGAATAGAGAAAGACTTGAGCTGTAACTAAACCACGTAAATCATCTACATCTCAGGAAAAGGCTTCTCTTTATCAGCCGATAACTAAAATCCAGGTATTGTTATCGGCACTGAAGTAGTCTGATCTAAAGAATGTGTCTTTGTATCTGCAGCCATCGAGACACAGAGCGGCACTGCCGCCTCCCAAGACCCGGTAAAGCATTTAAATCGGCACAAGTCTCAAGTCAGACTCCAGTCTTTAAGTCTCAACTGTGAGTTTGCCTTTATTGctgctcaggaggaggaggaggccacccgttctgttgatgaggaggaggaggaggaggaggaggccacccGTTCTGTTGATGAGGAGGCCACCCGTTctgttgatgaggaggagggggaggccaCCCGTTCTGTtgatgaggaggtggaggaggccacCCGTTCTGTTGATGAGGAGGCCACCCGTTctgttgatgaggaggagggggaggccaCCCGTTCTGTTGATGAGGAGGCCACCCGTTctgttgatgaggaggaggaggaggccacccGTTCTGTTGATGAGGAGGCCACCCGTTCTGTcggcgatgaggaggaggaggaggccaccctttctgttgatgaggaggaggaggaggccacccGTTCTGTTGATGAGGAGGCCACCCGTTctgttgatgaggaggaggaggaggccacccGTTCTGTTGATGAGGAGGCCACCCGTTctgttgatgaggaggaggaggaggccacccGTTCTGTTGATGAGGAGGCCACCCGTTCTGTcggcgatgaggaggaggaggaggccaccctttctgttgatgaggaggaggaggaggccacccGTTCTGTTGATGAGGAGGCCACCCGTTctgttgatgaggaggaggaggaggccacccGTTCTGTTGATGAGGAGGCCACCCGTTctgttgatgaggaggaggaggaggccacccGTTCTGTTGATGAGGAGGCCACCCGTTCTGTcggcgatgaggaggaggccgcCCTTTCtgtcggcgaggaggaggaggccgcccTTTCTGtcggcgaggaggaggcggccgcCCGTTCTGtcggcgaggaggaggcggccgcCCGTTCTGtcggcgaggaggaggcggccgcCCGTTCTGtcggcgaggaggaggcggccgcCCGTTCTGtcggcgaggaggaggcggcggcccgTTTGGCAGACGTCTCTCCAGGTATGAGCCGTGGTGATTGTCGTCTTGTCGGATGCAGCGTgacttgttgtgtgtttttgcactgCAGACACAAACAAGCCAAGTGATGGATGGACGAGCCGCAGTGCAACAGATGCTGATCTCAGCACTTCAGCAGAGGTAATTGGCATCGCATTGCGTGTCCTATGTATGTTCTGTGTTTCTGGTTAGCAGCTCTGACTGGGTTGGAGACTAAATTCAAATATCAGACTGTTCAAAGGTGAATTCTGCAAGCCAGAGCAGCCAGATGTTTAGTTCAGGATAACGTACATTTTCATCACTATCGTGAGCTACTGACAACTTtgctgcctgtttttttttttttttttttttttttaacaaattctTAATTTAAGTTTTCCACTCGTTAAATAAATGGAAGGTCTTATACTTTTTGAAAATCTAGTGCAATTATTGAGTTGCCTTCACAGCAGCTTAATAAACTACAGTGATGAATTGGTTGGTTGTGGCTTTACTATACAAGACAGCGAgtgaaagaagaataaaagcTTATCAGTACTGTTGGGTTGAAATTGTATTTGTCATCAAAATGTCTACATTTCTTACTTGGTAGATCCAACGTGAACCCCAGCTTCCACAACAACTAACCGGTGAGTCATTGATTCTACAGTAAACGCTGAGATGGTCAAGAATAGATGGCGCAGGTTTAATATGCGCAAGTGTGAGGTTTGTAGAAAGAGATTCTAGTATAAAGGTGTATTCTCCTCTTAGCGACCCTGGTTCCCAGCGGCTCGGTTGGTCCGTCGTGTTGTTTAATGACCtacagtctgattgtcttcacAGGGCAGGAAGTGGGAGACTTTTCCCTGCAGAGCGAGGCCATGCTTAATAAGGTAGAGTAGAACACGTCAACGCAAAGGATGCTTAAAGcagttaaatgaaaaagaagtaACCGTCTGGATCGTGTGTCATTGGGTGATCAGACATCACATTCGATCATTTATCATCTCATTTCTGCCACATGGTCCGCACGTCCTGCCGCACATGTAATCTATGTGATAAAGAGCTGAAGTCATTGACTTCTGCTCCGTACTCAGATACAGGGGTCAAAGTGGTATGAGGAAGGAACGAGTGGAATAGTGTCACTATGAATACTCACTTATTGGTGTTCTGTTCCAGACTACAGACGGGACCCCGGACCTTCACGGAGATCACCTTTTTGGTTGGTTGCCATCTTTTATTGCTTGTATGTCACATCGGAATGATGACGCGAGCacattcctcttctccttccagtGTATTTTATTCCGCTGATAATAACGGCTCCTTGTGTAACGTGCCGCTCTGTCTGCAGCTTTGCCATCTGACGGCGAAGCGGCGGAGTACGCGGCCCGCTGTCCAGACCTGGTAATGGACTCCCATCAACCCGCTTCCACAATGTAACACCAACCGATGCCGTCAGGAAAACCCTGTGTGTTGCTTTTCAGAGTGACCTGATTAAAGAAGTGACCGGAGGGACCGGCGTCTGCAGAGGTATCGCAACTGATCAAGTTCTACGTGCATTTTAATGGTCAATCCGTTTGGATGAACATTGTTTTTCTAGCAGGTTGTTCTTTTGTTACATCAGGTGCACATCAGGAAGCTGCGAGGGACTCCGGCCCCCCCAGTCCTGGAGAGGTAGGTGTGAAAGAGGActaggccccgccccctgctgctgctactcCATCTATCAAAGCTGCGTTGTTACTAAATACATAGGATGTCGTTTTGGGAGCAAAACAAAGGTATTTCAGGGAGAATCGGACAGTTTGTGCTTGAGGGATTCGTCACGAGAAGCTCAGCTTCGGATCACTGCGGAGATGAAAACCGTTCTGTAAAGCTGGAGAGTCTTTGGTCGTTTTTCTTCACATCCTTCAGTGACCTGCGTAGCATACAATCACTGCAcaatggtcacacacacacacacacacacacgtcgcctTCTAGAACCCCACCTGGACCTGTGTAAATGTACACACCCCATCTGTGTACAGCAAAAAAACCAACCAAGTGCGTTTTTGTTGTAGCTGCATCCGTTTGCCTGTTCATGTTTTAAGCTCCATTTTGAAATAATTCATTAGAAGCTTATAAAAATGATGCAATTCCacacaatttccttttttattctgaaaactC includes the following:
- the tdrd6a gene encoding tudor domain-containing 6 isoform X3; the encoded protein is MTVAETVAPHEAGYSAIETQSGTAASQDPVKHLNRHKSQVRLQSLSLNCEFAFIAAQEEEEATRSVDEEEEEEEEATRSVDEEATRSVDEEEGEATRSVDEEVEEATRSVDEEATRSVDEEEGEATRSVDEEATRSVDEEEEEATRSVDEEATRSVGDEEEEEATLSVDEEEEEATRSVDEEATRSVDEEEEEATRSVDEEATRSVDEEEEEATRSVDEEATRSVGDEEEEEATLSVDEEEEEATRSVDEEATRSVDEEEEEATRSVDEEATRSVDEEEEEATRSVDEEATRSVGDEEEAALSVGEEEEAALSVGEEEAAARSVGEEEAAARSVGEEEAAARSVGEEEAAARSVGEEEAAARLADVSPDTNKPSDGWTSRSATDADLSTSAEIQREPQLPQQLTGQEVGDFSLQSEAMLNKTTDGTPDLHGDHLFALPSDGEAAEYAARCPDLSDLIKEVTGGTGVCRGAHQEAARDSGPPSPGERPSCRGLLISLINEDNQQQPEE